In Choloepus didactylus isolate mChoDid1 chromosome 18, mChoDid1.pri, whole genome shotgun sequence, the genomic stretch AGAGAGATGTgctattttgattgggattgcatcacATTTATAGTTTAACTGGAGGAGAACTGAAAGTTTTACCTCATTGATACTTCCTAGCCATTAACATTGCatctctcccatttatttaggtaccCTTTCTATATCGTGCAGTAGAGTTTTTGATACTGGCTTTGGATCTCttttattagaattatttttacATGGTTTAAGATATCCATTGTTATTTTGAATGGGAATCTttcttaaaattatgttttctgaCTAATTACTCTTGAAATAGGAACAGtactgattttttaatattgatttagATCCCCAAATCTTGCTGAACTCTCTTAGTTTAACTACAGATTCCCTCAGATTTTCTTTGCAGACAACTGTATTCTCTATGACTTTTATCCctcttgttcttttctttacAATTCTTATATGGCAAAAAATACAGAAGACTGGAGAGTTCATCTGCAgcataaagagataaataaaaaatgaaaaaaataaatgaaatctgaaaaatagtaaaaaattaatttaaaaggcTTATTTGTCTCCCATTGAACAACTCCAAGTAGTGTTCTTGGTTGTAGGTGGCACCCCAAGAGAAGAGAAACCGTGGACATCAGCGCATTCCACCACCTGACTGCACCATCCCATACAGCTTCCTTGCCATTTTCATCTAGTTAccagaagaaaaaagtaaatgtagaGGTAGCCCAGAGCTGGACTACAGCAATGGATTGGCTAGAGCTTGGTCACATGACTCCACAACACTGCAAGGATGCCTGGGAAATACAGAGTAACTGAATGTCCAGGGAAAAGAGAGCATTTGGGTGAGCAGCTAATGGTCTCTGCTACAATTAGTATGGCCTCAGAGTACATGATGGATCATAAGGACATGTGTCCTAATGTGTCGAACCACTCTCTTGATACCAAAGTctgttttgtttcctaggctacttaagcaaataccatacaatggattgcctaaaacaatggaaatttatttgttcatggttttgaggctgggaaaatgtccaaatcaaggtattatcaaggcaatgcttttttcccaaagaccagctgctgttgatccttgactcctctgtcacatgggaaagcaacTGGCAGAGtccgctggtctctcccttctcttccaggttttgttgatttcagcttcttgcttacgtggctttctttctttttgtatggGTTTCATTCTCTCATAAAAGACTGCAGGATTGGAGTAAGACCcctcctgactgaggtgggataCAGCGTAAtcaatgtcctacttacaatgggttcacacccacaggaagggattaggcttaagaacatgtttttctggggtacctataGCATCAACCCATCACACTCCATGCTCTggatcccaaaaagacatgtttattccatcacaacatcccaaagcCTTCAGTCACttcagtaacaatactaagtaAAAAGTATCATCAAAATTGATTAtggatgtggtctgtcctgggcaCAATCCCCCTCTGTCTATGGACCAGGGAAACCTGGAAACCTGCTTCCAGTTTACAAAGGAGGGATAGTtgtaggataaatattcccattcctgtagggagaaattggaagaaaaacaggggTCACTGGGtaaaaacaattccaaaaccctgcagggcatactctATTACATTTTAAGATTCTAGAAGTTAAATGTTTAGTATAGGAGGAGGTAGTGAAATAACAATTAACATTTACTAGGTGTTGTTCAAGACAAAGTGAACTATGTTTAAGAACTTTTCAGATATCATATCATCTGATCTGTATAACAACTTTATGaagattttattataatattattgttGTTCTTCGTATTCCAGTTTTCCAGGGAGTAAGTATGGTGAGTAAGTAAAAAGAAACTGTCTGAATTACTAAGTGTCAGAGTGTGACTCAAACCCAACAACAGCACACAGTCCTTATTTTTATGATGATCCTCTACAGGAAGGTCATGATCTTTCCCCCACAGGACATCCCAAATTGTAGGACAATGACCATTATTCTGGGCTGTTATAAAAATGACACATAGATGTAATCTCAAAATGCACAAGATAACATCTAAACTCTTTCTATCTccaagaatataaaaattaagacACCACTATCAGGAGACTAGATAAAAGGAAGTATCCTCTCCCACCCTAGCATCCTCAAGTCATATCCtagattaaaagcaaaataaaattctttctctttaCCCCACTTTACACCAGAAGGCTTCAGCATGGACAGGAAGAAAGGCTAGGAGCTCAATTGCACTGAAGTCCTTGGCACACCAAACAGTTTGTGCTGAACAGAGAAGACAAGTGTCCACACTCATCAAAGATTCTAGAAAAGCCACTCTGGTCTTGGACCCTGGGGACACACTCTCCTCAAACCCATTAGCCCATCCTTGCTCTGGAAAAACCTCTGGAAATTATTACTCCTGACAGGCACTGCATTCCCTGAGGGCACAGCTGGAGGAGAGTGAAAATGAGTCCCAGCAATTGCTGTGAATTGGCCTGAATGCAGACCTGGGGGAGCTGGGATTCAAGAGACTTTATAACCTGGTGGATATTTCCAAATAGCTCTATGCTGTGACTACCCTGCTTCCTTGAGGAGGAATCTACAATCCAATCTCCTTGACCACATGCCCACTCCTCTGCACAGCTGGGAATCTCAGACCTCATCCTTCTTGACCATTCCAGTCCTGTCTCCTTGACATCAGGAAGAGAAGACCAGGCAGGGATCCACTCTCCATGCTGACTCTGGGCCCTTTATTCAGCATGCATCCCCTCAAAGGTACTGCTGGCAGTTGCTAGACCAGCCAGCTCTAAGTTCCCTATTTGTGGTAGAGAAGTGAAGGCCATGGACATAACCTTTTTGACTTCACTTGAGCTCAGCACAGACTCACTTGGAAGGGACAGAGGACATTGAAGAAATGAGTCTTCATGAAAGCAGTATCAATGGGTAGCTAGCTTGTGactagcacttactatgtgccagcaaCTGCATGACATACATTGTTTCCTTTGGCCCTGACAAAACCCCAGGAGGTAAGTAGAATTGTTATGTTGTTGTATCAGTTGAAAAGAATGGTGAAATGAATTGCCTAAAGTCACCAAGACAGGTCATGGCAATGCCAAGACTTGAATCTTAGCATAAAACCAGAACCCAAATTGCCAAAGTTAAGGAGACATGGGGATAAACACAAAGGGGGTAAGGAGAGATACCCCCTCTTTTGTCCCTCTCCAATGTCAGACCACCCAGATTTCCCTCCTTACACACTCTAGCACCAGTGATGAAAATGATGAAACTAGGAACACTGAAAGCAAGGCTGGAGATCTAATCTGACAAGTCTTCTCCTTGAGCTCTTGTTTACAAAAACAAGATCACAAAAGGGTAGTACTGGTTAGGATATCTCACTCCTAAGCTCTGGCTCCTGAAGTAatactgggtgtgtgtgtgccacTGGGTATACGTGTTAGGCTCTGTGCATTTGTCCTCTTAGAGAGGAGCTACAAAGGGTCTTCCATTCATAATTAATGGTGCAAATTCACAGCTCTTCAGAAAATAAATTGTTTGATTGTCAATACAATGATGCAGTGAACTATCAGGGAGGTCTACAATCACTCAGAGGTCAGGTCTTGTCTGCTTCCCCCAGATGCCCCCACATGCCTCTTCTGTCCTGCAAAACTGTCATCAGCACCATCACACTCATGTGAGAGATAATGGAACACAAACACTTTCCAGGAAGGAGAATTTTAGTGGCAGAGCATCTCCTGGGACTCTGGCTTCTGTACAGTGAACTCAAGGCTTTCACCCTTCCTCTGTGTCATGTAGCTGTGCCCCTTGCTCCTCCTCCTGGCAGCCTAAGCTTCTTTTACCTCTTTCTGCACAGTCTCAGTAGAAATCACCCCTGCCCATTATGAACCATGACATGGGCGCTGTGGATCTCAACCCTACGTCCCTGTGCTCAGAAACCCCCCTTCTCTGagtccctttctgtttctttatttcccaCACTAATTATATCAAACACTTCATATCTTGTGCTGctttttcttatattctttagctgtatttttaaaatcagctcaTGAGTCTCCTTGCACAAGATTTCACTTTAAAATGTTACCCTAACAtcactaatttattttatatgtctaCATATGTTGAtttatattaaacaaaaaattacatctATTACTGGAAATCATTTGTGCAACCCATATCCACTATGTTAACCCTTAGAACCCAATAAAAACATGTTCAAATTCCTTGCTATGTCTCAAAACTCCCAAAATGTACACCTAAATTTCCTTTCCAGGTTGTTTTCCACTAACTCCTCTGCTCGACTCTTCTGCTTTTGAGAAAGATATATGACATATTTTTTTACCTAAATTTACTCTCCATTCTTCAAACTCTTTGTCCTTGAGTTTTTCCTTATGATAATTAATTTGGACTTCAACTATAAGCTGATGGGCAGATAGTGAGTCACTTTAAGAGACAGACACAATCCAATTGCATTTTGTAAGTATAATTATGGCAGTAAGCAGACATCTCTATGAATAAGCCTGCCTGATAAAGGAAGGACAGAGCTAAGATGTTTGTTGGTAGCTAGAAAGGGTTTCAAGATTAAGGAAGATTCATTTCATGATTGACAGTCTATAATATGTTGATCAGTtagtgggaaagagaaagagtTGAGGTAGGTATTGGAGAAAGTTAAAAGGCTGCCACTGAGGATTGATGAGGCAAAATTGCAGAAGAAACAGAGGGAATCGGAGTGAGAGCATATTGGATAGACATACATTTTTCTTCTGAAGGAAGGAGATGGTGGAAACTATGTGCAGAGGAGAATGTAAAGGAAATGTTCCCTCACTGGAGTCATGTTTCTCAGTGATGAGGAAAGGGACACCCAGGATCCTGGGAGAGTTTCTATTTAGAGAGCTGTGGTGAGTTTCAGGTGAAGGGCAAAAGATATTGATGCATGGTGGTGGAGAATAGAGAGAAGCAGGATTGCAGGAGAAATTTCTGGGAACAAATGGTATTGAAGATCATGAATTCTAGCCCCAAGCTTATGTGATTTCTCTGATATCCCTTAGCTACCCACGAATAGGGAATTGAAAGTACGCACAGATTGTCTCATGTTGAGGTTATGTTGGAAGGTGGGTGAccagatggggagagagaaaacTGCTAGAACTGGGCTGACTACTTGAGTTTCAGACAAGGGTATGAGAGTCTGGAGATCATCACTGGGTCAAAGAGAGGGGACACTCAAAATAACGAGCTGGGAGGAGTGGCCTGGACAACTAAATGAAGGTAGCAAAAGATTAAGTTCTATCCCAACTTCCATCCACTTAACTATCTTGCCTCCTCTAATCTGAATCTCTCTTCCATTGCATCCATCTCTCTTAGCCTGGTATAATGGTCCCTGGATCCCTCTTCCTGGTGTAAATAAACTTCCATTTATTCTAACCTGTTTACAAGCTGCCCTCTATCTCCTTTCCTCAGTGTAACATGATTGAGTCTCCAGGCTCAAGACCACACTCTGGACTCAGTTATCCCCAAATCTGTGTAATCTTTGTGttcaatttaatttcttttacgaTATTGTTAAAACATcacaaagataaacagaaatacTCAACAAGAGCTCATCATCTAGATTTAATATATATgacattttatcaaaaaaagatcttttaaaataaacactaAAGATACAGTTGAAACCCTCTTTATTCCAATCCaaatctttcttttcccctctcaaCCCATAGATAACTGCTGTCCTCAAGTTCATAGCATACTTTCATTCAAGAATTACACTTTTACTACATATGtgtgcattattttaaatattaatatttatatatattatgtgatACAGTATTTCCCTTCTGGCAACTTCCTTTATTTCCATCACATTATGTTTTCTCAATTTTCCAtgtgaattcattcattttaacccTGCCCAGAATTTATTCATCTGAAAAtgacacaatttatttatccattcctcaatTGTTAAAATGTTTGTAAGACTTCTGTATGACAATACACATCCTTGTGAATATCTTCCTGACCACATGTGCTAGATTTTCTCTAGGTTCTaatctagaagtgaaattgctgtgtCAGAAGTATATGAATTTTCAGCTTTAAGAGAGCTTGCCTAATTGTTTTGAAAGTGGTTCTACTAATTTAGAGTCCCATCAGTAAGTcagattattttccatttttccacttGAAATTCTCAGACTTTTACATTTGCTAAATGATGAAGGATGTGAAATTGAATttgtttaatttgaatttctcccTTTCTAATGAGATTGAACAtctattcatttctttaatgCCGTAAAGTTTCTTGTCTTGTCACTTGCCTCTTcaagaatttgctcattatttcCTACTTTGCTTTTGgtcttattgttatttttattctgtaataCTCTTACATGTTCCGAATATAAATCCTATAATGGTTGTATGTATAGCAAATACTTCTTACAGTCCATGCCTTGTCTTTCCACCTTCTTTGCTCTGTCATTTTCATACAAATgttgttaattttaatatagacaaattttataataatttctcTTAGGGTTTGTTCCTGTGTGGGGGGAAGGGTGAAGAAATCAGTTCCTGTCATGATACCATAAACCCATTTTCCTCTAAAAtggttaatatttttctcttcacaATTAATCCTTTAGAAATTGTTTTCAATACTAATTTTTATATAGGTACTCAGTCATCCCAGCAAAATTTTCTAGCCAATGCATCTTTTCTTTGCCTATTATAAAACCGACGTTTGCCATATGCTAACTTGTAATATACATTTGGTCTGTGGTGGGCTTGCTAGTCTGTTACATGGGGCAGTTTTCAGTCCCCACGGCTGTCCTGCTGCACTGTCTGAATTAACACAACTAAAGCCCTAGTAAAACATTCCGATACCTGAGAGGGCAATTCTTCcctccttcttctttctcctcaaaTTGTCCatgctcttcttttctctctattCTCCTACATGAATTTTAAGAAGGTTCAGTTTGTTAATATccatgtttaaaagaaaaacattggtattttgattgggattgcatcaaATTCATAGATTAGTTGGAGAAGCACTGACATTTTTACCACATTCAGTCCTTGTAACTATTAACATTGTGTATTTCCCAATCATATAGATATTGTCTTTTTACCTTTGGCAAAGGTTTGTAATATTTTTGATAGTGGTTTGGACCTCTTGTTAGAATTATTTTTAGATGCCTTAAAACTTCcattgttattgtgaatggggatctttccttaaaaatatattttctagctAGAGTTCTTAATATAAGAAGAGTTTTGATTTCTTCATATTGATTTACATCCTCAAATCCTACAGAatttcctggattttttttcAGACAACCAAAGGTTGTGTGACATTTATCCATTTTGaactttcttttccaatttttgtaTGGCCAAAGTTTGGAGGTGAAAGTATTTGCttctaaagattaaataaataaataaataataagtaaattaaaaaggATAATTCTCTTCTTTGTAAAAGCCCCAAGTGGGTGGTATTCCAAGTAATTTAGGGAGAATCACACAGACTCATTCCACCATGGGACCAACTCCTTGCcatttgcattcagctggcagaaaggggaagagaacaTGGTGGAAGCTCAGAATAGGAGAATGTCAATCCATGAGTAGACTCTCACATGACCACACCTCACTGCAAAAATGCCTGGGTAGTGCAAGGTAGCTGAGTGTCCAGGAAGAAGAGAACAACTTGCATTTGGGTGAGCAGCTACTAGTCCCTAATATAGTTAGTATGGACTGAGATTATAAGATGGATCATAAAGGAGGGAAAGTGTAGTCAAGCAGTAAAGTGAGCAATGCAATATTTTGTGTAGAAAATGATGGTGTAAGCTAAAGCAGTGAGATAGTAAATAGAGATGTTGAGTAAGAGTTCTTTTAAATGAAGAGTAAACAAGATCAGATGTAGAACTGATGAGTAAATGTGGTGAATGCACCAATGAGCATCCCATATGTTGGGAAATCAAGAAATACACACAGATTCAACTCAATATGTTGGGAAATCAAGAAATACACACAGATTCAACTCAAGAAATATTGAGTGCTAACCTCTTGGTgcactctgtattttctgcatagttattccataaacctacaacttctctaacaaaaaaattaattttaaaaccccTTTGTCCATACAATAAACAAAACTCCACACTAATTTTTCCAAAggtggtaaaaataaataagatacagCTGTCTTCCTCAGAACTTGCTCAGGTTGAATGTGCTGAACAAAGGGTTGGCCAAACATGTTGGCAGGATGGGAAAGAGAGAGCAAGTCTAAAGACATAGAACTGAGAGACATTGACACAGCAGTAGCTGAGGCCTATGAAGTTAGATGAGTCaccaaaagaaataatgaccaaaacaAATAACAGACCAAAGAGAAAAGCACTGTGACTAGGGATTGGAAATGAGATAAAGTTGATCAATGGAGATGGTGAAAGTCTGGTTGGAAAATGGGACACATGTGGAGGACACTCTCTGGGTTGGTTTTACTGAGACCTAAATAAACACAATGGTTCATCTGATATACAATCTTCCAGTGACAGTGTAGACACCTGTTACCCCCTGGGCTCTGGTTCAATATGTGTTTGGTCACTGGACAAGTTCCTAACCATCTGGGCTAGTAACTCCACTAAAACATCCTTTGCACAGAATTTTTTGGTCAAAGAATCTCAATACTGTCCTTTTCTTGTCATGTGTAATAAGATTACTTTGTGATTAAAAGCCGTCCACTAAGTTATAAGGTACTTAGTAGTTGAGACTGTCTCTTTATCGGTTGAATGGATTGATGAATAAACTGTGTTTAtcacatatttatgatttttccaTGAGCCTAACAAAGTGTTTAGGACATGGAGCACAAAGAattaattatttctaaaatgattAAAATCTGGGTGTTTGGGTGGTGGTGCTCAGGTAGCACATAATGAGCACCACTGATGTACAAATCGAGTATTTCCTGCACATGAATGTCCAGGGGTGAAGGACAGTTAGTCCCACATATCAAGGGGGATTTTTTCCTCACATATTGTCTCTGTATGGATTTAGTAAATGCAGCAATAAGAAAGCTGATTATTGGAGTCAAAAGTGATGGATAGGGGACTAAATGCACACAGTAAGTTCACGAATAATTCTGCATTTCCCTCCCCTTTCATGTTGAAGAAGCCATGAAGAAGGAAAACCAGTCCTCTACCTTGTGTTTCATCCTTCTGGGAGTTAGCAGCCAGCAGGCTCAGGAAGATTTCTTCttcatcctcttcctcttcatctaCCCCATCACAATGATGGGAAACCTACTCATCATCTTAGCCATTCATTCTAATGTTCACCTCCACAACCCTATGTACTTTTTTCTTGCCAACCTCTCCCTCATTGACatctttttctcatctgtaaccgTTCCTAAGATGCTCACGAACCATCTTTTGGGCAGCAGAGCCATCTCCTTCAGGGGTTGCATTACACAAATGTATTTCATGATTTCCTTGGCTAACACTGACAGCTTCATCTTAGCTGTGATGGCATACGATCGGGCTGTAGCCATTAGCCACCCTCTTCATTGCACAACAATTATGAACCCAAGGACTTGTTTCCTGCTTATTGTTGGGTCTTGGATGATTGGAATTGCCAGTTCCCTCCCCCACACTCTACTCACAGCTGGTCTGTCCTTCTGTGGCAACCAGGAAGTGGCCAACTTCTACTGTGATATTAGCACTTTGCTCAAGTTGTCTTGTTCTGGCATCCAATTTAATGTGAAGATGATGTACCTAGGGGTTGGGATTTTTTCCTTGCCATTAATATGCATCATCATCTCCTATGTTCGGGTCTTCACCACTGTGTTACTGGTTCCATCCACCAAGGGTGTGctcaaagccttctccacctgtggctCCCACCTCACAGTTGTTTCTTTGTATTATGGGACAGTGATGGGCATGTATTTCCACACTCTGACCAGTCACAGCCTGGAGGATGCAGTGATAACTGTGATGTATTTGGTAGTGATCCCAATGTTAAATCCTTTCATCTATAGTCTGAGAAACCAGGACATGAAGGCTACCTTGGGGAAGCTCTTCAGCAAAAGAATTTCCTCATGGTGAATGTTAGTTCATGCATGCATTAAACACTACAATCTATAATTAGATTGCACTTGGGAATCCAGTTCCAGTGTCACCCTTTCCAAGTAGCCAGCTTTGATTTTTCCAGCCAGAAAATCCCTCCATTCCAAAATCCTGTAACAGATTGATGAGACTGCAGTCTTACAAAATGAACACTTTGCATGCATTATTGCTCTTTTGGCAGAGCGGCAGCATAAGAACCATAGGTTCATGTCCCAGCTGTGATACTGATGAGCAGAGTAGAGTTTGGAAGTCTCAGTATTTTCTTCCACATCTACAAGTtatagaaagaaatatttatccAACTTTATCATATCATTACTGGAACATGTCATCTGGTGCTATGAAGCATGTAAATCACTACTTGAATGTCAATTTTTACCATTTGTTTAAGTTTCCGGCAGCTTAGGTAAATATAAAACAGACctgcttaaaaaatgggaatatattagcttctggttttcaggctgggaaaatgtccaaatcaaggcatcatcaaggtgatactttttcCCCAAGACTGTGGtaatctggggctggctgctgaccACTTTcagtccttagcttgtcacatggcaaggcacatgatggtgtctgctggtctctctcttctcttcctggttccattgatttcagtttctggATGCTCCAGCTGTGACTTTCTTTCTCATTGTCTGAatttgttccatttatctatgacttctgtaataggattaagacacattctgattcaagtgggtcacaccttagctGAAATAGCCTAACGAAAAGGTTCTCCTTGctatgggttcatacccacagcaatggattaaatttaagaacatgtttttctggagtacatacagcttcaaaccgcCACTCAATTATTAGGTGCATTCACTGCTTCTGTGCTTTTATGACTGATGACAGGAGCTGTCTTAATGCATCTCTGTCACTCTCACAGTGCTGGTCCCAGAAAGTGCATCCATTCacttattttaattcaattttgagattgttcacacaccatacaattatctaaatccaaagtgcacaatcacttgcccacagtaccatcatacagctgtgcatccatcacaattaatattcttttccaatttttagaacattttcattactccagaaaagaaataaagtcaaaaaAGAAAGCTCAATTCCTCCCGTACTCCTaaccatccccctccattattgactcctagtattgttataatacatttgttactgttgatgaaagaatgttaaaatactgttaactgtagtacatagtttgcaataggtattttccCTACATACCCCTCTACTATTAGtttctagttatagtgtaatagtcatatatttgttctagttcatgaaagagatttctaatatttgtacagttaatcacagacattgtccaccacaagattcactgttttgtacattcccatcttttaatctgcAACCTTCCTTCTAGTtgcatacatgactctaagcttcttctttccaccacattcacacaccattcggcactgttactctcacaataacatgctaccatcactcagcccacttccaaacacttaggttcaacccagttgaacattctgctcataataagcaactgctccccattctttagccttgttctatattctggtaacttatgtttcatgtctatgtgtttacatattataattaattcatatcagtgagaccatgcaatatttgtccttatgtgtctgacttttttcactcaatgtagtgtcctCTAGGTTTCTTCatgaacccatttttttaagatggttttgttcacccaccatacttcccatcctgagtaaacaatcaatgtccctgtatacttacatatatatgcattcaccaccatcaccactatctatataaggacatctccatttcttccacaaagaaggaggaagagtcaaagaagttagagagacaaagaaaaagaaaaagaaagaaagaaaaaaaccatgtcagctaaaaagcaatgaagggaaagacagaattaaactgaagtagaataaaagagtcagacaatatcaccagtgccaagagtcccatacccctcccttatgtcctaCTGTTACAGGCAGTTAgcgttggtatattgcctttgttacattaaaggaagcataatgcaatgtttctctaaactatagtctctagtttgcattgattgtatttttccccaataccaccctaattttttaacaccttgaaaggttgacattcatttgttctccctcatgtaaagatgtatttgtatattttatcacaattgttgagcactctaggtttcactgagttacacagtcccaagctgtatctttcatctttctttctggtgtcccacatgctcttaaccttcctctttcaaccatactcacagtcatctttgttcagtgtacttatattgctgtgctaccataacacaaaattctgttccaaacctctcactcctgccttctCCTAtctgtctcttttg encodes the following:
- the LOC119514677 gene encoding olfactory receptor 1A1-like; amino-acid sequence: MKKENQSSTLCFILLGVSSQQAQEDFFFILFLFIYPITMMGNLLIILAIHSNVHLHNPMYFFLANLSLIDIFFSSVTVPKMLTNHLLGSRAISFRGCITQMYFMISLANTDSFILAVMAYDRAVAISHPLHCTTIMNPRTCFLLIVGSWMIGIASSLPHTLLTAGLSFCGNQEVANFYCDISTLLKLSCSGIQFNVKMMYLGVGIFSLPLICIIISYVRVFTTVLLVPSTKGVLKAFSTCGSHLTVVSLYYGTVMGMYFHTLTSHSLEDAVITVMYLVVIPMLNPFIYSLRNQDMKATLGKLFSKRISSW